The following are encoded together in the Weissella soli genome:
- a CDS encoding terminase large subunit: MKKIDLTISHDVIGIYHSMDFSDVRMQYNDEGTQYAFDVLDGEIDQGYLIKLAAFRHLRDLQRQGTDGFPFYYSVKQARNILKFASISPNVDTGEPTKLMSWQKFILTQMMGWRNDDGGKRFSRVIVSVARGQGKTYMMAIIQTYSFLVETIGLENQDFLVASINFKQTNKLFGYIKSMMQKLISKSPFKTYADEVGLMIQTDQIIMKKKNNVMRAISHESGQYDSFHFTTAVVDEIGEIKSRAKISKIISGQVKVKNRQFIQISTSYPDPTVPFHEDEKMIQQAMEQDWNRDADSYLGLIWANDSLDETFKPETWIKSNPLLELDSEKDVLSQGLLDKRDSDLLAGTISDFQNKNLNMWLQESTNSFLKLSDVERAIVSEFQIHGKQVYIGFDYSMFSDNTAIAFVYPYIDKNGNKHWHVQQHSFIPWEKAGSIDAKEKQDGINYRELAKQGYCTITSHPQGLINDDQVYQWLINYVEDNALDVVFFGYDAWGATPAIKQLELNTSWNLMAIRQRTSELKDPTKFLQSVFVESSITRLDDKIMEKALLNAQVIEDKIGIQVDKAKATLKIDVVDAIIDALYQGMIHFEDYSDVNDPEKQIERMTPQQKLDWLLSEEAGLMGDEL; encoded by the coding sequence ATGAAGAAGATTGATCTAACTATAAGCCATGACGTTATCGGTATTTATCATTCGATGGATTTTTCAGATGTTAGAATGCAATACAACGATGAGGGTACACAATATGCGTTTGATGTCTTAGATGGGGAAATTGATCAAGGTTATCTCATCAAACTAGCAGCATTTAGACACTTACGCGATTTACAAAGGCAAGGCACTGATGGATTCCCGTTTTATTACTCGGTTAAACAGGCCAGAAATATACTTAAATTTGCCAGTATCTCACCAAATGTTGATACCGGAGAGCCGACAAAATTAATGTCCTGGCAAAAATTCATCCTAACTCAAATGATGGGCTGGCGTAATGATGATGGTGGTAAGCGATTTAGTCGTGTTATCGTATCAGTGGCCAGAGGGCAGGGTAAAACGTACATGATGGCAATCATTCAAACATATTCATTCTTGGTTGAGACAATTGGTCTTGAAAATCAAGATTTTTTAGTAGCTTCGATTAATTTCAAACAAACTAACAAATTATTCGGATACATCAAGAGTATGATGCAAAAGTTGATTAGTAAGTCACCGTTTAAAACATATGCAGATGAGGTCGGTTTGATGATTCAGACAGATCAAATCATTATGAAGAAAAAGAACAATGTGATGAGAGCCATTTCTCATGAGTCTGGACAGTATGATAGTTTTCATTTCACAACAGCTGTTGTTGATGAAATTGGTGAAATTAAAAGTCGGGCTAAGATTTCCAAAATTATATCAGGCCAGGTGAAGGTAAAAAATCGACAATTCATTCAGATTTCCACCTCCTATCCTGACCCAACAGTACCATTTCATGAAGATGAAAAAATGATTCAACAAGCTATGGAACAAGATTGGAACAGGGATGCTGATAGCTATCTGGGCTTAATCTGGGCGAATGATAGTTTAGACGAAACGTTTAAGCCAGAAACATGGATAAAAAGTAATCCTCTACTAGAGTTGGATAGCGAAAAAGATGTTTTGAGCCAAGGGTTACTTGATAAACGGGATAGTGATCTATTGGCAGGAACAATCAGTGACTTTCAGAACAAAAACTTGAACATGTGGTTGCAGGAGTCGACTAATAGTTTTTTAAAATTATCTGACGTAGAACGTGCAATTGTGAGTGAGTTCCAAATTCATGGAAAACAAGTTTACATAGGGTTTGATTATTCCATGTTTAGCGATAATACAGCCATTGCCTTCGTATATCCATATATAGATAAGAACGGTAACAAACATTGGCATGTACAGCAACACTCGTTTATCCCTTGGGAAAAAGCTGGGAGTATTGATGCTAAAGAAAAGCAAGATGGGATTAATTATCGTGAATTAGCCAAGCAGGGATATTGTACGATTACTTCACATCCACAAGGGTTAATTAATGATGATCAAGTTTATCAATGGCTAATAAATTATGTAGAAGACAACGCATTGGACGTTGTCTTTTTTGGTTATGATGCATGGGGTGCGACACCTGCCATTAAACAACTGGAGCTAAATACTTCATGGAACTTGATGGCGATTAGACAGCGAACAAGTGAGTTAAAAGATCCTACTAAGTTTTTACAGTCTGTCTTTGTTGAGAGTTCGATCACTCGACTTGATGACAAAATAATGGAAAAGGCATTATTGAATGCACAAGTGATTGAAGACAAGATAGGTATTCAAGTTGATAAAGCCAAAGCAACACTGAAGATTGATGTTGTTGATGCCATTATTGATGCCTTGTATCAAGGAATGATACATTTTGAAGATTATTCAGATGTGAATGACCCCGAAAAGCAAATTGAACGAATGACACCACAACAGAAATTAGACTGGCTACTAAGTGAGGAAGCTGGATTAATGGGGGATGAATTATGA
- a CDS encoding DUF1056 family protein — MIFKQILPIIWRIFDLICYLAALITINWAMFSLNQTAGAVTLAISFAITGLVSELIANNTPKGGD; from the coding sequence ATGATTTTTAAGCAAATTTTACCGATTATTTGGCGCATATTTGACCTGATTTGTTATTTAGCTGCGTTAATAACGATTAACTGGGCAATGTTTAGCTTAAACCAGACTGCAGGAGCAGTCACATTAGCAATCTCATTTGCAATTACAGGATTAGTTAGCGAATTAATTGCTAATAATACACCGAAGGGGGGTGATTAA
- a CDS encoding uracil-DNA glycosylase family protein has protein sequence MGIFEEIEQDPANKGFTKLGLSPIYSAPVTARIIIIGQAPGLRVQNSGISWDDASGDRLRDWLGVTKDVFYNSGMIGIIPMDFYYPGKSKSGDLPPRKGIADKWHPRLLEEMPDVKLIVLVGSYSQKYYLHLKSQDKITDVIKNYRDYLPNYFPIVHPSPRNNIWLKKNEWFEQEVVPNLQKVVSGILSE, from the coding sequence ATGGGGATTTTTGAAGAAATTGAACAGGATCCTGCGAACAAAGGATTTACAAAACTAGGCTTAAGCCCGATTTACAGCGCCCCAGTAACCGCTAGAATTATCATCATTGGCCAAGCACCTGGATTACGAGTTCAAAATAGCGGTATTTCGTGGGATGATGCCTCTGGTGATCGATTACGTGACTGGTTAGGTGTCACCAAGGATGTCTTTTATAACTCAGGAATGATTGGTATTATACCAATGGACTTTTACTACCCAGGTAAATCTAAATCTGGAGACTTACCACCTAGAAAAGGTATTGCTGATAAATGGCATCCCCGTTTATTAGAGGAAATGCCTGATGTGAAGTTAATTGTTTTGGTTGGTTCTTATTCTCAAAAATATTATCTACATCTTAAAAGTCAAGATAAAATCACTGACGTTATTAAAAATTATCGTGACTATCTTCCTAATTACTTTCCCATCGTCCATCCTTCACCCAGGAATAATATCTGGCTTAAGAAAAATGAATGGTTTGAACAGGAAGTTGTTCCAAATTTACAAAAAGTTGTCTCAGGTATACTATCTGAATGA
- a CDS encoding head maturation protease, ClpP-related, protein MTKQIDIKGTVVDDDTAAFYTFFGIPSASPGAVANILNEDDDPDNPDPDVEVNIASNGGDVFAASEIYTMLRQSDAHVTVNIQGLAASAASVIAMAGDTVKISPTAQIMIHQAASYGGGNKDDLAHEISVLDSIDQSIANAYEAKTGLPQGDLLNMMAQETWIGAQEAVDKGFADEIMFLDEKKAVFSNTTANFVPKSAVNKLFNLLNKSINPENEVKNSQPTSDLKQSKLAILLGKTKEK, encoded by the coding sequence TTGACCAAACAAATTGATATTAAAGGTACTGTTGTGGACGATGACACTGCAGCCTTTTATACGTTCTTCGGTATTCCGAGTGCCTCACCAGGTGCCGTTGCTAACATTCTTAATGAAGATGATGATCCAGATAATCCTGATCCAGATGTTGAGGTAAATATTGCTTCAAATGGTGGGGATGTCTTCGCAGCTAGCGAAATTTATACCATGTTACGGCAATCTGATGCACATGTGACCGTTAACATTCAAGGTCTAGCTGCAAGCGCTGCAAGTGTTATCGCTATGGCGGGAGATACAGTAAAAATTTCACCAACAGCTCAAATTATGATTCATCAAGCTGCGAGTTATGGTGGAGGGAACAAAGACGATTTGGCACATGAAATCAGTGTGTTAGATAGTATCGATCAGTCAATTGCTAATGCTTACGAAGCTAAAACAGGATTGCCACAAGGTGATCTACTTAATATGATGGCGCAAGAAACATGGATTGGGGCGCAAGAGGCTGTAGATAAAGGGTTTGCTGATGAAATCATGTTTTTAGATGAAAAAAAGGCAGTATTTTCCAATACAACAGCTAATTTTGTACCTAAATCAGCTGTTAATAAACTCTTCAACTTGCTCAACAAGTCAATCAATCCAGAAAACGAAGTTAAAAATAGTCAACCTACTAGCGATTTAAAGCAAAGTAAGTTGGCTATTTTATTAGGTAAAACAAAGGAGAAATAA
- a CDS encoding HNH endonuclease produces the protein MPRVRRCKANSCFNVVELPKRYCNKHANLEKTDTLRDKQATHRYNTVIRNRDDNKRSQYNFYRTKQWVHLRQRVLDEQHYLCQYCKCDGIVKQGKTVDHIVPIEASPNEKADISNLAVICHSCHTLKTIWEQQTYGTGKAGELKHITAIRNIQTINRLMKKEHD, from the coding sequence ATGCCAAGAGTAAGGAGATGTAAAGCAAATAGTTGTTTTAACGTAGTGGAACTGCCTAAAAGGTATTGTAATAAACATGCAAATCTAGAGAAAACAGATACTCTCAGAGATAAGCAAGCAACACACCGTTACAATACAGTTATACGTAATCGTGATGATAATAAGCGCAGCCAGTATAACTTCTACAGAACAAAGCAGTGGGTACATCTAAGACAACGAGTGTTAGATGAGCAACATTACTTGTGCCAATACTGTAAGTGCGATGGTATAGTCAAGCAAGGCAAGACAGTGGATCATATCGTTCCTATTGAAGCATCCCCGAATGAAAAAGCGGACATCAGTAATTTAGCTGTTATATGTCATTCTTGCCATACATTAAAAACAATATGGGAACAACAAACATATGGCACGGGGAAGGCAGGAGAGCTTAAACATATTACAGCGATTAGAAATATACAAACTATAAATAGGCTAATGAAAAAAGAACATGACTAA
- a CDS encoding phage terminase small subunit P27 family: MVKKVDKDVNGGRLTRTPPAYLGQQAKMIWRKVVPFLETQSSVNRIDSGLVEMYCTQYEIYRNAYKHVRENGEVQAIYKPVQDFEGTIIDKVFQGYKRNPMTNIYSDSLKNLAKIGSELGLSPKSRSELMDLSSSDNDDENSMSQMKEFFADEED; encoded by the coding sequence TTGGTCAAAAAAGTAGATAAAGATGTTAATGGCGGGCGTTTAACACGCACACCTCCGGCTTATCTGGGACAGCAAGCGAAGATGATTTGGCGTAAAGTTGTGCCTTTTTTAGAAACACAAAGTAGCGTCAATCGCATTGATTCTGGTTTAGTAGAAATGTATTGTACACAATATGAAATTTATAGAAATGCCTACAAGCATGTCAGAGAAAACGGAGAGGTACAAGCAATCTACAAACCGGTTCAAGATTTTGAAGGTACCATCATTGATAAAGTTTTTCAGGGTTACAAACGTAATCCAATGACGAATATTTACAGTGACTCATTGAAAAATCTTGCAAAGATTGGTTCAGAACTAGGCTTATCTCCAAAGAGCAGATCTGAACTAATGGACTTAAGTTCTAGTGATAATGATGACGAAAATTCAATGTCACAAATGAAGGAGTTCTTTGCTGATGAAGAAGATTGA
- a CDS encoding phage portal protein has protein sequence MPLFSPRFKNSLDVGGGSEINFDDSEIVNFLNPAGKDDYVSAEVALRNSDIYSAVFQLSADLASSKLITDNAQNQSMLNNPTTWTNGYSFWQSVFAQLLLGGEAFIYRWRNRNGIDVRWEYLRPSQVSVFPLDDYSGLYYNITFDSPLVGIKQSIPSSDMIHFRLLSQNGGATGISPLRSLASELKIKESSNKLTINALAKSVLTPGILEVDGGGLMQAKHKSALSRQFMNQINNSNGGPVVIDKLETYTPLEIKGDVSKLLAQTDWTSKQIAKAYGIPDSVLNGQGDQQSSLKMIGGDYAKALMRFGRSITSELSNKQSSSVDIDIKPAIDPVNDDYTTNINAFKQSNTLTANEAKWLLKQTGYLPPNMPDIPDNM, from the coding sequence TTGCCATTATTTAGCCCACGATTTAAAAACAGCTTGGATGTGGGTGGTGGTAGCGAGATTAATTTTGATGATTCGGAAATTGTGAATTTTTTGAATCCGGCAGGTAAAGATGATTATGTAAGTGCGGAAGTTGCCTTACGAAATTCAGATATTTATTCTGCTGTTTTTCAATTAAGTGCAGATTTAGCTTCATCAAAGTTGATTACTGATAATGCACAGAATCAAAGTATGTTGAATAATCCAACAACTTGGACAAACGGCTATAGTTTTTGGCAATCGGTCTTTGCGCAATTATTGTTAGGTGGTGAAGCCTTTATTTATCGCTGGCGTAATCGTAATGGCATTGATGTGCGATGGGAATATCTGAGACCAAGTCAGGTAAGTGTGTTTCCCTTAGACGACTATTCAGGGCTCTATTACAACATTACTTTTGACTCACCATTAGTCGGTATCAAGCAAAGTATTCCATCAAGCGATATGATTCATTTCAGATTGTTGAGCCAAAACGGAGGTGCAACTGGAATTAGTCCATTACGCTCATTGGCTAGCGAGTTAAAAATCAAGGAATCATCTAATAAGCTGACAATTAACGCCTTGGCCAAATCAGTCTTGACCCCTGGTATTCTGGAAGTTGATGGTGGTGGTTTAATGCAAGCGAAGCATAAATCAGCATTATCTCGACAATTTATGAACCAAATTAATAACTCCAATGGTGGACCGGTTGTAATTGATAAGCTTGAGACATATACGCCGCTTGAAATTAAAGGGGATGTATCAAAACTACTCGCCCAGACTGACTGGACATCCAAACAAATTGCTAAAGCCTATGGTATTCCAGATTCGGTTTTAAATGGTCAAGGAGATCAGCAAAGTTCATTGAAAATGATCGGCGGTGACTATGCCAAAGCTTTGATGAGATTTGGACGTTCAATTACTAGTGAATTATCAAATAAGCAGTCATCATCAGTTGATATTGACATTAAACCGGCAATTGATCCTGTAAATGATGACTATACTACCAACATCAATGCATTTAAACAGAGTAATACACTCACAGCCAATGAAGCTAAGTGGTTGCTTAAGCAAACAGGTTATCTGCCACCTAACATGCCAGATATTCCTGATAATATGTAA